Genomic DNA from Paenibacillus sp. KS-LC4:
GACGCAAAAGATGCAGTCGACTATTGGGAGTTTGACGGCGAGCATACGCTGCGCTTGTACTTTCAAGAAGAGGATCAGACGGAGGCGGCGGTCGAGACGGTGCTGGTACTGCCAGCATGGGACTGGGAGCTGAACGAGCCTACGCTCGTATTTACCGGCATGAACGACAAAGGGCTTGCTGTCTGGGGCAAAAGGATCAAATAGCTAAAATACCTCTATAAAATTGGATAGCGGCACCCTAATAATAGGTGCCGCTGTTTGTGTATCGTATATTTAACCGGGCCTTCTGCAACAAGATGGCCGTTATATCCCTTGTTAATTGTGCAAGACAGCATAATCTTGCTTCGTAACCTAACTCCAAAACAACGGAAGCCCTACCTCTCTTCCATCCTTGCGGCTCCTAGACCGCGCCAGTGTGAATCAAAGCTCGTACAGCACGAACGTGAGAATTCAGAAATAACAGAAAAGAAAATCCAGAAAAGAAGATTAAAATCTGTGGAAAACATTGAATCTCTAGGAGGGATATTTGGGGGTTAAATATAACACATCAAAGTTCATTATAGCCCATGCAAGGAAGAATAGCAAGGGCAGATGAAAAAAACCTGAGCATGTATGAGTTTTGCCCATCTGGATATTCTATTGTTGGTAAAGATGGATGATCCATCTTCTAACAGGTGCAAGAGCATATCAATGCAGGAGGCGGAATCTTATATGCAAGATTGGTTGGAAATTACGCTGCGAACGTTGTCCTCGGTCGTCATATTATTTGGCATGACGAAGCTGCTGGGCAAGCGCCAAATCTCGCAGCTGTCGTTATTTGAGTATATTACCGGCATTACGATGGGCAATATCGCCTCTTATGTTTCGCTTGATCTCGATAATGACTGGTATTTGGGTATTGTGGCTTTATCGGTGTGGGTGATTGTGTCTGTAGGCTTTGAGTTCGCGACGATGAAAAGCAAAAAGCTGCGCAACTTTATAGATGGACAAGGAACGGTGCTTATTAAAAAAGGAAAGCTGCTGGAGAGAAATTTAACCAAGGAGCGTATGACTCTGGACGAGCTGCTTGAGCAGCTGCGCAAAAAGGATGTTTATCAAGTAGCGGATGTGGAGTTTGCCATCATGGAGCAGAGCGGCGAGATCAATGTGCTGCTGAAGAAGGAGCAGCAACCGCTCACCGCCGAAATGCTAGGCATTCAGGTTCCGGAGCAGGCAGAAGCTAAAACCATTATAATGGATGGAAAAGTACTCGTACAGGCGCTGCGCGAGGCAGGCCTTGATGAAAATTGGCTGAACAAAAAGCTGCGTGAGCAGCAAGTAAAAGTAAAGGACATTTTTTTGGGCCAGGTGGACGATCAGGGAGGTCTCATGCTTCAGACGGGCAATAAAATAATTGAGCCGACAAAGCCTAAAAATCCCAAAACGCAGCTTCTTCAGATCATGAAGCAATTTGAGGCTCAACTACAGCTTCAAGATCAGCTGTTTCTTGATGAGAAGGACAGGTCCGACTATCAAAGTGCGATAAACAAGCTGCAAGCGCTAATTAATAAAAAATAGGCGGGCGGCTAATGACGCAGAGTCATCAATGCGGTAAAATCGTCTGTTCAAAGCAGACAATCTACTTTAACATATACGGAGGTGAATATATAACGTTAAGGGGAGAGCTATGAGACAGGTTATACTTTTGCGCGCATACAATTACTTTTATTTCTCGCTGTTTGCCTTATTTCTCTCCTTTCTGCCCATCTATTTGGCTGAACGCAATATCAGCGCGACAAATATTGGATTCATGCTGGGGCTGGGCAGCCTCATAGGCGTCGTATCTCAGCCGCTCTGGGGCATGATTAGCGACCGATATAAAGTAGTCAAAAAGGTTTTGCTGCTGCTAATTGCGATATCCGTCGTAATCGGCGGTATGCTCTTTCGCTCAACAGAGCTGGTGCCGTTGTTTGTAGGAATTAGCCTGATGTATTTTTTCTTCATGCCGACCGACCCTCTCGTTGAAAGCTTCAATTATCGCGTGTCCCGTCAATACAAGGTCAATTTTGGCTCGATTCGGATGTATGGCGCGCTTGGTTTTGCGATGGCATCTTCCATCATTGGCTATGCGGGTAAGCACTATGGCATTGGCAGCTTGGCGATATTGTTTCTGGCTTATGGGGTCATTACCTTGCTGCTGTGCAGTCTGCTTGCAGAAGTGCCGGCAGCCTCCAAGCCGATTGCGGCTAAGGATATCGGCTTGTTTCTCAGAAGCAGGCAGACGCTATGCTTTCTCGGGCTCGTGCTGTTTCTCGCTGTGCCGCACCGGATGAATGATAATTATATCGGCCTCTACATCAAAAGCTTAGGCGGTGATGTAGAGCTGGTCGGGCAAGCCTGGACCGTAATGACGATTATTGAGGTTGTCTTTTTTGCCATAAGCCATTATTTTATTAAACCGGGTAAAGAGCTGGCCGTTATCGCTGCTGCGGCTAGTTTTTATGCGCTGCGCTTTGCGCTGTCTGCTGTCGTCACCGATCCTGCCGGGCTCATGTGGCTGCAGCTGCTGCAAGGCGTCTCCTTTGTGCTTTTTTATGCGGCTTCGATTCAATATTTGTATGCGATTATTCCTGAGGAATGGAAGGCAACGGGGCAGACGGTGCTGGCGGTATTGCTGTTTGGAGTATCCAGCATCGTATCGGCAACCTTCGGGGGATGGTTCATGGATCAGTACGGCGGGGCGAAGCTTTACGGGACGATGGCGCTCTGGTCGCTTGCTGCCATGCTGCTATGTCTGTTCATTAGGCGGAAACAGAAGAAAGGGGACCTTGCTTAACGGTCCCCTCTCTTCATTGTTGCGTTGCATCAGCATATATAATAGAAGAGTTTTTTTGATTCATAACGATAAGGCAAGACTTTATGGTATTTTTCTGGATTGAATCGGCTTTGGCATTTGCTTGCCGCCGATAAATTGATGTTTCACCAAAGTATTAAAAGCATCGACATGCGGCGTCAGCGGTCGTCCGCCCCAAGACTCCACCGCATAATCATTCATTTGGTTCACAAAATCCATATTGGCGGATATGTGCACCTCCTGCACCATGGGAGCGAGCTCGCGAATACGCTTGGCGATCGTCTGTTTAAGCTCTGGCGACAGCTCATTGTGGTCGTTGACTGAGAAATACGACTGATAGGGCTTGACGAGCAGACGATTGTCCTCAAGCGGGCTGACACGGCTTGTGTTGTAGGCATCCTCCGGCTTCCCGCCGTTCAGTTGCTCCCGATTGCCGCCAGCGCCTCTTGTGCCAACAGCGGTCCAATCAAGCACAATACCGACATAAGCGTTTTTGTCTGTCAGTATGACGTTCGCCGAGGCAACGCCATTTAAAGCCGTCACCTTTTTCGAGAGGGTATTGCTGTATTCAAAAAAAGCATTGTCATGCTGATGCGGATTGCTTGTCGTCGTGCCATACATTTTGCTGCCCAGCATTTTTGGATCGCCGGCTTGTCTGCTGCCATAATCGTAGTCGCTGTTTTGTACCCGCTGCTCGTAGTTGCAGGCAGTAGTTGAGCAAACGAGAAGTGCGGCGCATAATAACGCATGAAGCATTCGATTTTTAGGCATTGGGATAACCTCCATTCCTGCTGTAATAAGAATAGGGTTTGTAGGGAACGATTAAATATACACAGGAAAAGCTATACAGATTTGACTTTGTGAACGGAAAGCCCGTGATTCTCGAAAAAAGCGCTTTAAAATAACGAATTTGACAGCTTTGCGAACAATTTGTGAACTCTCTGTGGAACATTGACAAATAAGGGCTTCAACTTTATATTTAATAAGGTATTAAGGTCGCAGAAGTTGTCTTTTTTTATTAGCTTAAAACAAGCAGTTTGCCACAATTTCGGGGTGTTTACAGCTGCAAAAACGTCAAAAGTGGGGTTGATTATTGATGAATCGGTGGCAGTTTTTAAAACGGCTTACGCCGCTTCTGGCCTTGATGGTATTGGTGCTGTCAGCATGCGGACGAGCAGATTTATCCGCGCTGAATCCCCAGGGGCCCGTAGCGCAAGAGCAATTCGGATTGATGAAGCTCGCATTTTCAATCATGATTGGTGTAGTAGTGGTTGTATTTGCGCTTTGTTTGTTTGTCATTGTTCGTTTTCGCAGACGCAGAGGGGATAAGTCGATTCCCAAGCAGGTCGAAGGTAGCCACAAGCTAGAGATTATTTGGACCGTAATTCCTATTATTCTCTTGATTATTTTGGGTGTTCCTACTGTACAGTCCGTATTTAACCTGTCAAAGGATCATTCAAACGATCCAGATGCGGTTAAAGTTATCGTGACTTCACATCAGTATTGGTGGGAATTCGAGTATCCGGAGCTGGGTATTAAGACTGCACAGGAATTGGTTATTCCGAAAGGCAAGATCATTACGATTGAAGCGAAGACAGCAGACGTGCTTCACTCGTTCTGGGTACCTTCCCTTGCAGGTAAAATTGATACGAATCCTGGCGGCAATGCCAATAGAATGTACTTCTCGGCACCAAAAGAAGGCGTTTACTTGGGAAAATGCGCCGAGCTTTGCGGACCTTCCCACGGCTTGATGGATTTTAAGGTGAAATCGGTTGATGATGCATCGTTCGACCGTTGGGCAGCCGCGCTTCAAAAGCCAGTAGCAATGCCAAGCGATCCGGTAGTTGCCGCTGCTTTCGAAAGCAAATGTCTCGTTTGCCACGCTGTAGGCGACAAAGGCGGACCATTGTATCCGAACCTTACCGGTATCGGAAGTCGTGATTCCGTTGGTGGTATCCTGATTAATACAGATGATCCTAAGTACTCCAATGAAGGTTCCACTTACGACAATCTTCATCGTTGGATTGAAAACCCGGATGACATTAAGCCAGGCAATCTGATGGGCAAGATCGATCTGACGCAGCAAGAGCTTGATGGTATTGCGAAATACTTATCAGAATTAACATTGGATAACGAAAAATAGATCATCGTTGATGAAAAGGAGGTACCAACTTGGCTCAAGGACACGCGGTTAAGCGTTACTCTGGTCTGATGGACTGGTTAACAACGGTTGACCACAAAAAAATCGGTATTTTATATTTGATCGCCGGCGGTTTTTTCTTTCTGGTCGGTGGTTTGGAAGCACTTCTTATTCGGATTCAGCTTTGGAAGCCGCTCAATGATTTCGTTAGTGCGGATACATACAATGAGCTGATTACGATGCACGGTACGACGATGATTTTCTTGGCGGCGATGCCGATGCTGTTCGCTTTAATGAATGCGGTCGTTCCGCTGCAAATTGGCGCACGCGACGTTGCCTTTCCGTTTGTAAATGCACTTGGCTTCTGGACGTTTTTCTTCGGAGCCGTATTATTGAATGTAAGCTGGTTCACAAGCACAGGCGCACCGGCTGCAGGCTGGACGGCCTATGCACCGCTTTCAGGGCCGGCGTTTAGTACTGGACATGGGATGGATTATTATGTTCTCGGTCTTCAGATAGCCGGTATCGGTACGCTAATTGGGGGCATTAACTTCCTGGTAACCATTATTAATATGCGTGCGCCAGGCATGACCTTTATGCGGATGCCGATGTTTACGTGGGCTTCGTTCATTACGTCAGCGCTTATTTTGTTTGCTTTCCCTGCACTTGCTGTAGGCTTGGCAGCATTGATGTTCGACAGAGTATTCGATGCCAACTTCTTCGACCCTAACAATGGCGGTAACGCTGTATTATGGGAGCATATTTTCTGGATTTTCGGACATCCTGAGGTATATATCCTCATTTTGCCTGCCTTCGGTGTTATTTCCGAGGTAATCAGTACGTTCTCGCGTAAACGCCTGTTCGGCTACAGCTCGATGGTGTTCGCGACTATTCTGATCGGCTTTTTGGGCTTCATGGTATGGGCGCATCACATGTTTACAACGGGTCTAGGTCCTGTAGCAAACGCCTTGTTCTCCATAGCAACGATGCTGATTGCGGTACCGACAGGTATCAAAATCTTCAACTGGATCTTTACGATGTGGGGCGGCTCGATCAAGTTTACGAGTGCTAACTTGTATGCGGTTGGATTCATTCCAACCTTCGTTATGGGTGGCGTTACAGGCGTTATGCTTGCAGCTGCGCCAGCGGATTTCCAGTATCACGATACGTATTTCGTCGTTGCGCATTTCCACTACGTTATCGTCGGCGGTCTGATTTTAGGTATTTTCTCCGGTCTTCACTACTGGTGGCCTAAAATGTTCGGTCGCATTCTGAATGAAACGCTTGGAAAATGGACGTTCTGGATGTTCTATATCGGCTTCCATCTGACATTCTTTATTCAGCATTTCCTCGGCTTGCTCGGTATGCCGCGTCGTATTTGGACGTACCTGGACGGCCTTGGATTCAATGAAATGAACCTGATTAGTACAATCGGTGCGATTATGATGGGTATTGGTACGATTATGTTCATCCTGAACGTAGTCATTACGA
This window encodes:
- a CDS encoding YhcN/YlaJ family sporulation lipoprotein, with the translated sequence MPKNRMLHALLCAALLVCSTTACNYEQRVQNSDYDYGSRQAGDPKMLGSKMYGTTTSNPHQHDNAFFEYSNTLSKKVTALNGVASANVILTDKNAYVGIVLDWTAVGTRGAGGNREQLNGGKPEDAYNTSRVSPLEDNRLLVKPYQSYFSVNDHNELSPELKQTIAKRIRELAPMVQEVHISANMDFVNQMNDYAVESWGGRPLTPHVDAFNTLVKHQFIGGKQMPKPIQSRKIP
- a CDS encoding DUF421 domain-containing protein, producing the protein MQDWLEITLRTLSSVVILFGMTKLLGKRQISQLSLFEYITGITMGNIASYVSLDLDNDWYLGIVALSVWVIVSVGFEFATMKSKKLRNFIDGQGTVLIKKGKLLERNLTKERMTLDELLEQLRKKDVYQVADVEFAIMEQSGEINVLLKKEQQPLTAEMLGIQVPEQAEAKTIIMDGKVLVQALREAGLDENWLNKKLREQQVKVKDIFLGQVDDQGGLMLQTGNKIIEPTKPKNPKTQLLQIMKQFEAQLQLQDQLFLDEKDRSDYQSAINKLQALINKK
- a CDS encoding MFS transporter encodes the protein MRQVILLRAYNYFYFSLFALFLSFLPIYLAERNISATNIGFMLGLGSLIGVVSQPLWGMISDRYKVVKKVLLLLIAISVVIGGMLFRSTELVPLFVGISLMYFFFMPTDPLVESFNYRVSRQYKVNFGSIRMYGALGFAMASSIIGYAGKHYGIGSLAILFLAYGVITLLLCSLLAEVPAASKPIAAKDIGLFLRSRQTLCFLGLVLFLAVPHRMNDNYIGLYIKSLGGDVELVGQAWTVMTIIEVVFFAISHYFIKPGKELAVIAAAASFYALRFALSAVVTDPAGLMWLQLLQGVSFVLFYAASIQYLYAIIPEEWKATGQTVLAVLLFGVSSIVSATFGGWFMDQYGGAKLYGTMALWSLAAMLLCLFIRRKQKKGDLA
- the coxB gene encoding cytochrome c oxidase subunit II, with translation MMNRWQFLKRLTPLLALMVLVLSACGRADLSALNPQGPVAQEQFGLMKLAFSIMIGVVVVVFALCLFVIVRFRRRRGDKSIPKQVEGSHKLEIIWTVIPIILLIILGVPTVQSVFNLSKDHSNDPDAVKVIVTSHQYWWEFEYPELGIKTAQELVIPKGKIITIEAKTADVLHSFWVPSLAGKIDTNPGGNANRMYFSAPKEGVYLGKCAELCGPSHGLMDFKVKSVDDASFDRWAAALQKPVAMPSDPVVAAAFESKCLVCHAVGDKGGPLYPNLTGIGSRDSVGGILINTDDPKYSNEGSTYDNLHRWIENPDDIKPGNLMGKIDLTQQELDGIAKYLSELTLDNEK
- the ctaD gene encoding cytochrome c oxidase subunit I → MDWLTTVDHKKIGILYLIAGGFFFLVGGLEALLIRIQLWKPLNDFVSADTYNELITMHGTTMIFLAAMPMLFALMNAVVPLQIGARDVAFPFVNALGFWTFFFGAVLLNVSWFTSTGAPAAGWTAYAPLSGPAFSTGHGMDYYVLGLQIAGIGTLIGGINFLVTIINMRAPGMTFMRMPMFTWASFITSALILFAFPALAVGLAALMFDRVFDANFFDPNNGGNAVLWEHIFWIFGHPEVYILILPAFGVISEVISTFSRKRLFGYSSMVFATILIGFLGFMVWAHHMFTTGLGPVANALFSIATMLIAVPTGIKIFNWIFTMWGGSIKFTSANLYAVGFIPTFVMGGVTGVMLAAAPADFQYHDTYFVVAHFHYVIVGGLILGIFSGLHYWWPKMFGRILNETLGKWTFWMFYIGFHLTFFIQHFLGLLGMPRRIWTYLDGLGFNEMNLISTIGAIMMGIGTIMFILNVVITNAKPQNAADDPWEDGRTLEWTIPSPPPEYNFKQTPLVRGYDAYWKEKMDGHKGMTPAEPIGSIHMPSPSILPFTMSLGLFITGFGLMYSRDWTFITEHIGFYIAGLGLLITFGSMFLRSVYDDHGFHIEPEELEDKGVKA